In Macaca fascicularis isolate 582-1 chromosome 15, T2T-MFA8v1.1, one genomic interval encodes:
- the GRIN1 gene encoding glutamate receptor ionotropic, NMDA 1 isoform X14, translated as MMRVYSWNHIILLVSDDHEGRAAQKRLETLLEERESKSKKRNYENLDQLSYDNKRGPKAEKVLQFDPGTKNVTALLMEAKELEARVIILSASEDDAATVYRAAAMLNMTGSGYVWLVGEREISGNALRYAPDGILGLQLINGKNESAHISDAVGVVAQAVHELLEKENITDPPRGCVGNTNIWKTGPLFKRVLMSSKYADGVTGRVEFNEDGDRKFANYSIMNLQNRKLVQVGIYNGTHVIPNDRKIIWPGGETEKPRGYQMSTRLKIVTIHQEPFVYVKPTLSDGTCKEEFTVNGDPVKKVICTGPNDTSPGSPRHTVPQCCYGFCIDLLIKLARTMNFTYEVHLVADGKFGTQERVNNSNKKEWNGMMGELLSGQADMIVAPLTINNERAQYIEFSKPFKYQGLTILVKKEIPRSTLDSFMQPFQSTLWLLVGLSVHVVAVMLYLLDRFSPFGRFKVNSEEEEEDALTLSSAMWFSWGVLLNSGIGEGAPRSFSARILGMVWAGFAMIIVASYTANLAAFLVLDRPEERITGINDPRLRNPSDKFIYATVKQSSVDIYFRRQVELSTMYRHMEKHNYESAAEAIQAVRDNKLHAFIWDSAVLEFEASQKCDLVTTGELFFRSGFGIGMRKDSPWKQNVSLSILKSHENGFMEDLDKTWVRYQECDSRSNAPATLTFENMAGVFMLVAGGIVAGIFLIFIEIAYKRHKDARRKQMQLAFAAVNVWRKNLQDRKSGRAEPDPKKKATFRAITSTLASSFKRRRSSKDTQYHPTDITGPLNLSDPSVSTVV; from the exons ATGATGCGTGTCTACAGCTGGAACCACATCATCCTGCTGGTCAGCGACGACCACGAGGGCCGGGCGGCTCAGAAGCGCCTGGAGACGCTGCTGGAGGAGCGTGAGTCCAAG AGTAAAAAAAGGAACTATGAAAACCTCGACCAACTGTCCTATGACAACAAGCGCGGACCCAAG GCAGAGAAGGTGCTGCAGTTTGACCCAGGGACCAAGAACGTGACAGCCCTGCTGATGGAGGCAAAAGAGCTGGAGGCCCGGGTCATCATCCTTTCTGCCAG CGAGGACGATGCTGCCACTGTGTACCGTGCAGCTGCGATGCTGAACATGACGGGCTCCGGGTACGTGTGGCTGGTCGGGGAGCGCGAGATCTCGGGGAACGCCCTGCGCTACGCCCCGGACG GCATCCTCGGGCTGCAGCTCATCAACGGCAAGAACGAGTCAGCCCACATCAGCGACGCCGTGGGCGTGGTGGCCCAGGCCGTGCACGAGCTCCTCGAGAAGGAGAACATCACCGACCCGCCGCGGGGCTGCGTGGGCAACACCAACATCTGGAAGACCGGGCCGCTCTTCAAGAG AGTGTTGATGTCCTCCAAGTATGCGGACGGGGTGACTGGTCGTGTGGAGTTCAATGAGGATGGGGACCGGAAGTTCGCCAACTACAGCATCATGAACCTGCAGAACCGCAAGCTGGTGCAAGTGGGCATCTACAACGGCACCCAT GTCATCCCTAATGACAGGAAGATCATCTGGCCAGGCGGAGAGACAGAGAAGCCTCGAGGGTACCAGATGTCCACCAGACTGAAG ATTGTGACGATCCACCAGGAGCCTTTCGTGTACGTCAAGCCCACGCTGAGTGATGGGACATGCAAGGAGGAGTTCACAGTCAATGGCGACCCAGTCAAGAAGGTGATCTGCACCGGGCCCAATGACACGTCTCCGGGCAGCC CCCGCCACACGGTGCCTCAGTGTTGCTACGGCTTTTGCATCGACCTGCTCATCAAGCTGGCACGGACCATGAACTTCACCTACGAGGTGCACCTGGTGGCAGATGGCAAGTTCGGCACACAGGAGCGG gtgaacaacagcaacaagaaggaGTGGAATGGGATGATGGGCGAGCTGCTCAGCGGGCAGGCAGACATGATCGTGGCGCCGCTAACCATCAACAACGAGCGCGCGCAGTACATCGAGTTTTCCAAGCCCTTCAAGTACCAGGGCCTGACTATTCTGGTCAAGAAG GAAATCCCCCGGAGCACGCTAGACTCGTTCATGCAGCCGTTCCAGAGCACACTGTGGCTGCTGGTGGGGCTGTCGGTGCACGTGGTGGCCGTGATGCTGTACCTGCTGGACCGCTTCAG CCCCTTCGGCCGGTTCAAGGTGAAcagcgaggaggaggaggaggacgcaCTGACCCTGTCCTCGGCCATGTGGTTCTCCTGGGGCGTCCTGCTCAACTCCGGCATCGGGGAAG GCGCCCCCAGAAGCTTCTCGGCGCGTATCCTGGGCATGGTGTGGGCCGGCTTTGCCATGATTATCGTGGCCTCCTACACCGCCAACCTGGCGGCCTTCCTGGTGCTGGACCGGCCGGAGGAGCGCATCACCGGCATCAACGACCCTCGG CTGAGGAACCCCTCGGACAAGTTTATCTACGCCACGGTGAAGCAGAGCTCCGTGGACATCTACTTCCGGCGCCAGGTGGAGCTGAGCACCATGTACCGGCACATGGAGAAGCACAACTACGAGAGCGCAGCGGAGGCCATCCAGGCCGTGAGAGACAA CAAGCTGCATGCCTTCATCTGGGACTCGGCTGTGCTGGAGTTCGAGGCCTCGCAGAAGTGCGACCTGGTGACGACTGGAGAGCTGTTCTTCCGCTCGGGCTTCGGCATAGGCATGCGCAAAGACAGCCCCTGGAAGCAGAACGTCTCCCTATCCATCCTCAA GTCCCATGAGAATGGCTTCATGGAAGACCTGGACAAGACGTGGGTTCGGTATCAGGAGTGTGACTCGCGCAGCAACGCCCCTGCGACCCTTACTTTTGAGAACATGGCAG GGGTCTTCATGCTGGTAGCGGGGGGCATCGTTGCCGGGATCTTCCTGATTTTCATTGAGATTGCCTACAAGCGGCACAAGGACGCTCGCCGGAAGCAGATGCAGCTGGCCTTTGCAGCGGTGAACGTGTGGAGGAAGAACCTGCAG GATAGAAAGAGTGGTAGAGCAGAGCCTGACCCTAAAAAGAAAGCCACATTTAGGGCTATCACCTCCACCCTGGCTTCCAGCTTCAAGAGGCGTAGGTCCTCCAAAGACACG CAGTACCATCCCACTGATATCACGGGCCCGCTCAACCTCTCAGATCCCTCGGTCAGCACCGTGGTGTGA
- the GRIN1 gene encoding glutamate receptor ionotropic, NMDA 1 isoform X17 encodes MMRVYSWNHIILLVSDDHEGRAAQKRLETLLEERESKSKKRNYENLDQLSYDNKRGPKAEKVLQFDPGTKNVTALLMEAKELEARVIILSASEDDAATVYRAAAMLNMTGSGYVWLVGEREISGNALRYAPDGILGLQLINGKNESAHISDAVGVVAQAVHELLEKENITDPPRGCVGNTNIWKTGPLFKRVLMSSKYADGVTGRVEFNEDGDRKFANYSIMNLQNRKLVQVGIYNGTHVIPNDRKIIWPGGETEKPRGYQMSTRLKIVTIHQEPFVYVKPTLSDGTCKEEFTVNGDPVKKVICTGPNDTSPGSPRHTVPQCCYGFCIDLLIKLARTMNFTYEVHLVADGKFGTQERVNNSNKKEWNGMMGELLSGQADMIVAPLTINNERAQYIEFSKPFKYQGLTILVKKEIPRSTLDSFMQPFQSTLWLLVGLSVHVVAVMLYLLDRFSPFGRFKVNSEEEEEDALTLSSAMWFSWGVLLNSGIGEGAPRSFSARILGMVWAGFAMIIVASYTANLAAFLVLDRPEERITGINDPRLRNPSDKFIYATVKQSSVDIYFRRQVELSTMYRHMEKHNYESAAEAIQAVRDNKLHAFIWDSAVLEFEASQKCDLVTTGELFFRSGFGIGMRKDSPWKQNVSLSILKSHENGFMEDLDKTWVRYQECDSRSNAPATLTFENMAGVFMLVAGGIVAGIFLIFIEIAYKRHKDARRKQMQLAFAAVNVWRKNLQQYHPTDITGPLNLSDPSVSTVV; translated from the exons ATGATGCGTGTCTACAGCTGGAACCACATCATCCTGCTGGTCAGCGACGACCACGAGGGCCGGGCGGCTCAGAAGCGCCTGGAGACGCTGCTGGAGGAGCGTGAGTCCAAG AGTAAAAAAAGGAACTATGAAAACCTCGACCAACTGTCCTATGACAACAAGCGCGGACCCAAG GCAGAGAAGGTGCTGCAGTTTGACCCAGGGACCAAGAACGTGACAGCCCTGCTGATGGAGGCAAAAGAGCTGGAGGCCCGGGTCATCATCCTTTCTGCCAG CGAGGACGATGCTGCCACTGTGTACCGTGCAGCTGCGATGCTGAACATGACGGGCTCCGGGTACGTGTGGCTGGTCGGGGAGCGCGAGATCTCGGGGAACGCCCTGCGCTACGCCCCGGACG GCATCCTCGGGCTGCAGCTCATCAACGGCAAGAACGAGTCAGCCCACATCAGCGACGCCGTGGGCGTGGTGGCCCAGGCCGTGCACGAGCTCCTCGAGAAGGAGAACATCACCGACCCGCCGCGGGGCTGCGTGGGCAACACCAACATCTGGAAGACCGGGCCGCTCTTCAAGAG AGTGTTGATGTCCTCCAAGTATGCGGACGGGGTGACTGGTCGTGTGGAGTTCAATGAGGATGGGGACCGGAAGTTCGCCAACTACAGCATCATGAACCTGCAGAACCGCAAGCTGGTGCAAGTGGGCATCTACAACGGCACCCAT GTCATCCCTAATGACAGGAAGATCATCTGGCCAGGCGGAGAGACAGAGAAGCCTCGAGGGTACCAGATGTCCACCAGACTGAAG ATTGTGACGATCCACCAGGAGCCTTTCGTGTACGTCAAGCCCACGCTGAGTGATGGGACATGCAAGGAGGAGTTCACAGTCAATGGCGACCCAGTCAAGAAGGTGATCTGCACCGGGCCCAATGACACGTCTCCGGGCAGCC CCCGCCACACGGTGCCTCAGTGTTGCTACGGCTTTTGCATCGACCTGCTCATCAAGCTGGCACGGACCATGAACTTCACCTACGAGGTGCACCTGGTGGCAGATGGCAAGTTCGGCACACAGGAGCGG gtgaacaacagcaacaagaaggaGTGGAATGGGATGATGGGCGAGCTGCTCAGCGGGCAGGCAGACATGATCGTGGCGCCGCTAACCATCAACAACGAGCGCGCGCAGTACATCGAGTTTTCCAAGCCCTTCAAGTACCAGGGCCTGACTATTCTGGTCAAGAAG GAAATCCCCCGGAGCACGCTAGACTCGTTCATGCAGCCGTTCCAGAGCACACTGTGGCTGCTGGTGGGGCTGTCGGTGCACGTGGTGGCCGTGATGCTGTACCTGCTGGACCGCTTCAG CCCCTTCGGCCGGTTCAAGGTGAAcagcgaggaggaggaggaggacgcaCTGACCCTGTCCTCGGCCATGTGGTTCTCCTGGGGCGTCCTGCTCAACTCCGGCATCGGGGAAG GCGCCCCCAGAAGCTTCTCGGCGCGTATCCTGGGCATGGTGTGGGCCGGCTTTGCCATGATTATCGTGGCCTCCTACACCGCCAACCTGGCGGCCTTCCTGGTGCTGGACCGGCCGGAGGAGCGCATCACCGGCATCAACGACCCTCGG CTGAGGAACCCCTCGGACAAGTTTATCTACGCCACGGTGAAGCAGAGCTCCGTGGACATCTACTTCCGGCGCCAGGTGGAGCTGAGCACCATGTACCGGCACATGGAGAAGCACAACTACGAGAGCGCAGCGGAGGCCATCCAGGCCGTGAGAGACAA CAAGCTGCATGCCTTCATCTGGGACTCGGCTGTGCTGGAGTTCGAGGCCTCGCAGAAGTGCGACCTGGTGACGACTGGAGAGCTGTTCTTCCGCTCGGGCTTCGGCATAGGCATGCGCAAAGACAGCCCCTGGAAGCAGAACGTCTCCCTATCCATCCTCAA GTCCCATGAGAATGGCTTCATGGAAGACCTGGACAAGACGTGGGTTCGGTATCAGGAGTGTGACTCGCGCAGCAACGCCCCTGCGACCCTTACTTTTGAGAACATGGCAG GGGTCTTCATGCTGGTAGCGGGGGGCATCGTTGCCGGGATCTTCCTGATTTTCATTGAGATTGCCTACAAGCGGCACAAGGACGCTCGCCGGAAGCAGATGCAGCTGGCCTTTGCAGCGGTGAACGTGTGGAGGAAGAACCTGCAG CAGTACCATCCCACTGATATCACGGGCCCGCTCAACCTCTCAGATCCCTCGGTCAGCACCGTGGTGTGA
- the GRIN1 gene encoding glutamate receptor ionotropic, NMDA 1 isoform X10, which translates to MSIYSDKSIHLSFLRTVPPYSHQSSVWFEMMRVYSWNHIILLVSDDHEGRAAQKRLETLLEERESKSKKRNYENLDQLSYDNKRGPKAEKVLQFDPGTKNVTALLMEAKELEARVIILSASEDDAATVYRAAAMLNMTGSGYVWLVGEREISGNALRYAPDGILGLQLINGKNESAHISDAVGVVAQAVHELLEKENITDPPRGCVGNTNIWKTGPLFKRVLMSSKYADGVTGRVEFNEDGDRKFANYSIMNLQNRKLVQVGIYNGTHVIPNDRKIIWPGGETEKPRGYQMSTRLKIVTIHQEPFVYVKPTLSDGTCKEEFTVNGDPVKKVICTGPNDTSPGSPRHTVPQCCYGFCIDLLIKLARTMNFTYEVHLVADGKFGTQERVNNSNKKEWNGMMGELLSGQADMIVAPLTINNERAQYIEFSKPFKYQGLTILVKKEIPRSTLDSFMQPFQSTLWLLVGLSVHVVAVMLYLLDRFSPFGRFKVNSEEEEEDALTLSSAMWFSWGVLLNSGIGEGAPRSFSARILGMVWAGFAMIIVASYTANLAAFLVLDRPEERITGINDPRLRNPSDKFIYATVKQSSVDIYFRRQVELSTMYRHMEKHNYESAAEAIQAVRDNKLHAFIWDSAVLEFEASQKCDLVTTGELFFRSGFGIGMRKDSPWKQNVSLSILKSHENGFMEDLDKTWVRYQECDSRSNAPATLTFENMAGVFMLVAGGIVAGIFLIFIEIAYKRHKDARRKQMQLAFAAVNVWRKNLQQYHPTDITGPLNLSDPSVSTVV; encoded by the exons AGCATCCACCTGAGCTTCCTGCGCACCGTGCCGCCCTACTCCCACCAGTCGAGCGTGTGGTTCGAGATGATGCGTGTCTACAGCTGGAACCACATCATCCTGCTGGTCAGCGACGACCACGAGGGCCGGGCGGCTCAGAAGCGCCTGGAGACGCTGCTGGAGGAGCGTGAGTCCAAG AGTAAAAAAAGGAACTATGAAAACCTCGACCAACTGTCCTATGACAACAAGCGCGGACCCAAG GCAGAGAAGGTGCTGCAGTTTGACCCAGGGACCAAGAACGTGACAGCCCTGCTGATGGAGGCAAAAGAGCTGGAGGCCCGGGTCATCATCCTTTCTGCCAG CGAGGACGATGCTGCCACTGTGTACCGTGCAGCTGCGATGCTGAACATGACGGGCTCCGGGTACGTGTGGCTGGTCGGGGAGCGCGAGATCTCGGGGAACGCCCTGCGCTACGCCCCGGACG GCATCCTCGGGCTGCAGCTCATCAACGGCAAGAACGAGTCAGCCCACATCAGCGACGCCGTGGGCGTGGTGGCCCAGGCCGTGCACGAGCTCCTCGAGAAGGAGAACATCACCGACCCGCCGCGGGGCTGCGTGGGCAACACCAACATCTGGAAGACCGGGCCGCTCTTCAAGAG AGTGTTGATGTCCTCCAAGTATGCGGACGGGGTGACTGGTCGTGTGGAGTTCAATGAGGATGGGGACCGGAAGTTCGCCAACTACAGCATCATGAACCTGCAGAACCGCAAGCTGGTGCAAGTGGGCATCTACAACGGCACCCAT GTCATCCCTAATGACAGGAAGATCATCTGGCCAGGCGGAGAGACAGAGAAGCCTCGAGGGTACCAGATGTCCACCAGACTGAAG ATTGTGACGATCCACCAGGAGCCTTTCGTGTACGTCAAGCCCACGCTGAGTGATGGGACATGCAAGGAGGAGTTCACAGTCAATGGCGACCCAGTCAAGAAGGTGATCTGCACCGGGCCCAATGACACGTCTCCGGGCAGCC CCCGCCACACGGTGCCTCAGTGTTGCTACGGCTTTTGCATCGACCTGCTCATCAAGCTGGCACGGACCATGAACTTCACCTACGAGGTGCACCTGGTGGCAGATGGCAAGTTCGGCACACAGGAGCGG gtgaacaacagcaacaagaaggaGTGGAATGGGATGATGGGCGAGCTGCTCAGCGGGCAGGCAGACATGATCGTGGCGCCGCTAACCATCAACAACGAGCGCGCGCAGTACATCGAGTTTTCCAAGCCCTTCAAGTACCAGGGCCTGACTATTCTGGTCAAGAAG GAAATCCCCCGGAGCACGCTAGACTCGTTCATGCAGCCGTTCCAGAGCACACTGTGGCTGCTGGTGGGGCTGTCGGTGCACGTGGTGGCCGTGATGCTGTACCTGCTGGACCGCTTCAG CCCCTTCGGCCGGTTCAAGGTGAAcagcgaggaggaggaggaggacgcaCTGACCCTGTCCTCGGCCATGTGGTTCTCCTGGGGCGTCCTGCTCAACTCCGGCATCGGGGAAG GCGCCCCCAGAAGCTTCTCGGCGCGTATCCTGGGCATGGTGTGGGCCGGCTTTGCCATGATTATCGTGGCCTCCTACACCGCCAACCTGGCGGCCTTCCTGGTGCTGGACCGGCCGGAGGAGCGCATCACCGGCATCAACGACCCTCGG CTGAGGAACCCCTCGGACAAGTTTATCTACGCCACGGTGAAGCAGAGCTCCGTGGACATCTACTTCCGGCGCCAGGTGGAGCTGAGCACCATGTACCGGCACATGGAGAAGCACAACTACGAGAGCGCAGCGGAGGCCATCCAGGCCGTGAGAGACAA CAAGCTGCATGCCTTCATCTGGGACTCGGCTGTGCTGGAGTTCGAGGCCTCGCAGAAGTGCGACCTGGTGACGACTGGAGAGCTGTTCTTCCGCTCGGGCTTCGGCATAGGCATGCGCAAAGACAGCCCCTGGAAGCAGAACGTCTCCCTATCCATCCTCAA GTCCCATGAGAATGGCTTCATGGAAGACCTGGACAAGACGTGGGTTCGGTATCAGGAGTGTGACTCGCGCAGCAACGCCCCTGCGACCCTTACTTTTGAGAACATGGCAG GGGTCTTCATGCTGGTAGCGGGGGGCATCGTTGCCGGGATCTTCCTGATTTTCATTGAGATTGCCTACAAGCGGCACAAGGACGCTCGCCGGAAGCAGATGCAGCTGGCCTTTGCAGCGGTGAACGTGTGGAGGAAGAACCTGCAG CAGTACCATCCCACTGATATCACGGGCCCGCTCAACCTCTCAGATCCCTCGGTCAGCACCGTGGTGTGA
- the GRIN1 gene encoding glutamate receptor ionotropic, NMDA 1 isoform X12, with translation MSIYSDKSIHLSFLRTVPPYSHQSSVWFEMMRVYSWNHIILLVSDDHEGRAAQKRLETLLEERESKAEKVLQFDPGTKNVTALLMEAKELEARVIILSASEDDAATVYRAAAMLNMTGSGYVWLVGEREISGNALRYAPDGILGLQLINGKNESAHISDAVGVVAQAVHELLEKENITDPPRGCVGNTNIWKTGPLFKRVLMSSKYADGVTGRVEFNEDGDRKFANYSIMNLQNRKLVQVGIYNGTHVIPNDRKIIWPGGETEKPRGYQMSTRLKIVTIHQEPFVYVKPTLSDGTCKEEFTVNGDPVKKVICTGPNDTSPGSPRHTVPQCCYGFCIDLLIKLARTMNFTYEVHLVADGKFGTQERVNNSNKKEWNGMMGELLSGQADMIVAPLTINNERAQYIEFSKPFKYQGLTILVKKEIPRSTLDSFMQPFQSTLWLLVGLSVHVVAVMLYLLDRFSPFGRFKVNSEEEEEDALTLSSAMWFSWGVLLNSGIGEGAPRSFSARILGMVWAGFAMIIVASYTANLAAFLVLDRPEERITGINDPRLRNPSDKFIYATVKQSSVDIYFRRQVELSTMYRHMEKHNYESAAEAIQAVRDNKLHAFIWDSAVLEFEASQKCDLVTTGELFFRSGFGIGMRKDSPWKQNVSLSILKSHENGFMEDLDKTWVRYQECDSRSNAPATLTFENMAGVFMLVAGGIVAGIFLIFIEIAYKRHKDARRKQMQLAFAAVNVWRKNLQQYHPTDITGPLNLSDPSVSTVV, from the exons AGCATCCACCTGAGCTTCCTGCGCACCGTGCCGCCCTACTCCCACCAGTCGAGCGTGTGGTTCGAGATGATGCGTGTCTACAGCTGGAACCACATCATCCTGCTGGTCAGCGACGACCACGAGGGCCGGGCGGCTCAGAAGCGCCTGGAGACGCTGCTGGAGGAGCGTGAGTCCAAG GCAGAGAAGGTGCTGCAGTTTGACCCAGGGACCAAGAACGTGACAGCCCTGCTGATGGAGGCAAAAGAGCTGGAGGCCCGGGTCATCATCCTTTCTGCCAG CGAGGACGATGCTGCCACTGTGTACCGTGCAGCTGCGATGCTGAACATGACGGGCTCCGGGTACGTGTGGCTGGTCGGGGAGCGCGAGATCTCGGGGAACGCCCTGCGCTACGCCCCGGACG GCATCCTCGGGCTGCAGCTCATCAACGGCAAGAACGAGTCAGCCCACATCAGCGACGCCGTGGGCGTGGTGGCCCAGGCCGTGCACGAGCTCCTCGAGAAGGAGAACATCACCGACCCGCCGCGGGGCTGCGTGGGCAACACCAACATCTGGAAGACCGGGCCGCTCTTCAAGAG AGTGTTGATGTCCTCCAAGTATGCGGACGGGGTGACTGGTCGTGTGGAGTTCAATGAGGATGGGGACCGGAAGTTCGCCAACTACAGCATCATGAACCTGCAGAACCGCAAGCTGGTGCAAGTGGGCATCTACAACGGCACCCAT GTCATCCCTAATGACAGGAAGATCATCTGGCCAGGCGGAGAGACAGAGAAGCCTCGAGGGTACCAGATGTCCACCAGACTGAAG ATTGTGACGATCCACCAGGAGCCTTTCGTGTACGTCAAGCCCACGCTGAGTGATGGGACATGCAAGGAGGAGTTCACAGTCAATGGCGACCCAGTCAAGAAGGTGATCTGCACCGGGCCCAATGACACGTCTCCGGGCAGCC CCCGCCACACGGTGCCTCAGTGTTGCTACGGCTTTTGCATCGACCTGCTCATCAAGCTGGCACGGACCATGAACTTCACCTACGAGGTGCACCTGGTGGCAGATGGCAAGTTCGGCACACAGGAGCGG gtgaacaacagcaacaagaaggaGTGGAATGGGATGATGGGCGAGCTGCTCAGCGGGCAGGCAGACATGATCGTGGCGCCGCTAACCATCAACAACGAGCGCGCGCAGTACATCGAGTTTTCCAAGCCCTTCAAGTACCAGGGCCTGACTATTCTGGTCAAGAAG GAAATCCCCCGGAGCACGCTAGACTCGTTCATGCAGCCGTTCCAGAGCACACTGTGGCTGCTGGTGGGGCTGTCGGTGCACGTGGTGGCCGTGATGCTGTACCTGCTGGACCGCTTCAG CCCCTTCGGCCGGTTCAAGGTGAAcagcgaggaggaggaggaggacgcaCTGACCCTGTCCTCGGCCATGTGGTTCTCCTGGGGCGTCCTGCTCAACTCCGGCATCGGGGAAG GCGCCCCCAGAAGCTTCTCGGCGCGTATCCTGGGCATGGTGTGGGCCGGCTTTGCCATGATTATCGTGGCCTCCTACACCGCCAACCTGGCGGCCTTCCTGGTGCTGGACCGGCCGGAGGAGCGCATCACCGGCATCAACGACCCTCGG CTGAGGAACCCCTCGGACAAGTTTATCTACGCCACGGTGAAGCAGAGCTCCGTGGACATCTACTTCCGGCGCCAGGTGGAGCTGAGCACCATGTACCGGCACATGGAGAAGCACAACTACGAGAGCGCAGCGGAGGCCATCCAGGCCGTGAGAGACAA CAAGCTGCATGCCTTCATCTGGGACTCGGCTGTGCTGGAGTTCGAGGCCTCGCAGAAGTGCGACCTGGTGACGACTGGAGAGCTGTTCTTCCGCTCGGGCTTCGGCATAGGCATGCGCAAAGACAGCCCCTGGAAGCAGAACGTCTCCCTATCCATCCTCAA GTCCCATGAGAATGGCTTCATGGAAGACCTGGACAAGACGTGGGTTCGGTATCAGGAGTGTGACTCGCGCAGCAACGCCCCTGCGACCCTTACTTTTGAGAACATGGCAG GGGTCTTCATGCTGGTAGCGGGGGGCATCGTTGCCGGGATCTTCCTGATTTTCATTGAGATTGCCTACAAGCGGCACAAGGACGCTCGCCGGAAGCAGATGCAGCTGGCCTTTGCAGCGGTGAACGTGTGGAGGAAGAACCTGCAG CAGTACCATCCCACTGATATCACGGGCCCGCTCAACCTCTCAGATCCCTCGGTCAGCACCGTGGTGTGA